The following nucleotide sequence is from Candidatus Bathyarchaeota archaeon.
TGGATCATGCATGTACCATGTGGCGGATGTAACGGATGCGACATAGAAATTGTCGCCGCATTAACTCCATACTACGACTTAGAACGATTCGGAGTTTTGCAAAAAGGATCGCCTCGACACGCTGATATACTCCTTGTTACAGGTCCAGTCACCACACAAATTCAAGAAAGCCTCAAGAGAATTTACGACCTCACTCCAAATCCGAAAATGATTGTAGCAATAGGTAACTGTGCTATAACGGGTGAGATTTTTGCTGAGGGTTATACATTTGCAGGTCCCTTAGATAGGATTATTCCAGTCGACGCATATGTCCCAGGATGTCCCCCAAAGCCAGAGGCAATCTTAGATGGCATTGTTAAATTACTGCAGAAAAACAGT
It contains:
- a CDS encoding NADH-quinone oxidoreductase subunit B family protein, yielding MPLKVATWARKKSPWIMHVPCGGCNGCDIEIVAALTPYYDLERFGVLQKGSPRHADILLVTGPVTTQIQESLKRIYDLTPNPKMIVAIGNCAITGEIFAEGYTFAGPLDRIIPVDAYVPGCPPKPEAILDGIVKLLQKNSEKGI